The Odocoileus virginianus isolate 20LAN1187 ecotype Illinois chromosome 3, Ovbor_1.2, whole genome shotgun sequence genome includes a window with the following:
- the LOC110148821 gene encoding olfactory receptor 2L5-like: METYNQTSTDFILLGLFPPSRFGMFLFILIVLIFLIALFGNLCMILLIFLDTHLHTPMYFLLSQLSFIDLNYISTIVPKMACNFLLGNKSISFIGCGMQSFFFMTLAGTEALLLTSMAYDRYVAICSPLHYSIRISRRVCLLMIIGSWMTGSINSCAHTIYAFQIPYCKSRAINHFFCDVPAMLTLACIDTWIYEYTVFVSVIFFLLLPFTGIACSYGRVLFAVYHMQSAEGRKKAYSTCSTHLTVVTFYYMPFAYTYLRPRSLRTPTEDKILAVFYTILTPVLNPIIYSLRNKEVMGALRRLTKRICPVKM, from the coding sequence ATGGAAACTTATAATCAAACATCAACTGATTTCATCTTATTGGGGTTGTTCCCCCCTTCAAGATTTggcatgtttctttttattcttattgttCTCATTTTCCTAATAGCTCTGTTTGGCAACCTCTGTATGATCCTTCTCATCTTTCTGGACACCCATCTCCACACACCAATGTATTTCCTACTTAGTCAGCTGTCCTTCATTGACCTAAATTACATCTCCACCATTGTCCCTAAAATGGCCTGCAATTTTCTGCTTGGGAATAAGTCTATCTCCTTCATTGGATGTGGAATGCAGAGCTTCTTCTTCATGACTTTAGCAGGTACAGAAGCATTGTTGTTGACATCTATGGCTTATGATCGTTACGTAGCCATTTGCTCTCCTCTTCACTATTCCATCAGAATCAGCAGAAGAGTGTGTTTGTTGATGATAATAGGATCATGGATGACAGGCTCTATCAACTCCTGCGCCCACACCATATACGCCTTCCAGATTCCTTATTGCAAATCTAGGGCCATcaatcatttcttctgtgatgtcCCAGCCATGTTGACTCTGGCCTGCATTGACACCTGGATCTATGAGTACACAGTGTTTGTAAGTGTCATCTTCTTCCTTCTGTTGCCTTTCACTGGTATTGCCTGTTCCTATGGTCGTGTTCTCTTTGCTGTTTATCACATGCAGTCAgctgaagggaggaagaaagcttATTCAACCTGTAGCACCCATCTTACTGTGGTAACTTTTTACTATATGCCCTTTGCCTACACTTATCTACGTCCAAGATCCCTTCGAACTCCAACAGAGGACAAGATTCTGGCTGTTTTCTACACCATCCTCACCCCAGTGCTCAACCCTATTATCTATAGCCTGAGAAACAAGGAGGTGATGGGAGCCCTGAGAAGATTAACTAAGAGAATCTGTCCTGTGAAAATGTAG